A single region of the Alteriqipengyuania flavescens genome encodes:
- a CDS encoding NAD-glutamate dehydrogenase yields MGKGRTKRTDDVPGKLVDALGKQISASLLLGDPAFPPAARKDAATFLLAAAAGRKPGKHNITLESASEERRFMRIAIINDDMPFLVDSVAAAIAEHGLTIDRLVHPVVRVSRDEGGAIDGISAYDRRENGNGAAAESMIYVECSRADARQRRALCEHLAETLDDVHAAVKDWPKLRAAMQRDAAALDGCKGEGAELMRWLDDGNLTQLGHIIYQRGGETKAPLGICRASASPLLAPESIERAFAWFADRDACEAAPLAIKANRISNVHRPVPLDLFIVPLFAEDGTTVNALSIHAGVWTSAALTTRPQNVPRMRAQLEALAGKLGFDPQGHAGKSLVHSLTTLPHDLVIGFTDKDVERVATTMMRLVDRPRPRLALVEAPLARHLFVFVWLPRDLLSTAVRNQAQTLVSEAANGKLLDWSLEVDGGQLATLRFVLDIREGGSVPDAAKLEEELEAMLRGWGEAVERELGKTEEAGRAAAIAGRFAESFPQGYRLRNTAAEAARDITALRTLDGRSEGAPDRGVRLYRKDDDADGSLRLKVYQQSGSLPLSDAVPALENFGFRVLEEVPTLLDRGKLGTIHDFHLDLGAQQDTDALLDRAGDIEAAIAAVLNGEAEDDAFNVLVTTTGVSAAATGWMRAFYRYLRQTGMTFVIYTVVGALRGAPQVTHALIDLIHALHDPDFKGDREEAAADARRAIRTGLSRVQAINDDRLLRLYRDTIMAMLRTNIFAPAAAEALAFKFDSAKVPGLPKPLPWREIFVYSRRVEGIHLRAGPVARGGLRWSDRRDDFRTEILGLMKAQRVKNAVIVPTGAKGGFYPKQLPDPAQDRDGWAAEGQASYEVFIRTLLSITDDLDGDKVIHPERVVIRDGDDPYFVVAADKGTARFSDVANAIAEDRDFWLGDAFASGGSNGYDHKAMGITAKGAWISVQRHFLEMGVDVQSDPVRVIGCGDMSGDVFGNGMLLSKAIKLVAAFDHRHIFIDPDPDPAKSWKERKRLFDLPRSSWDDYDKDLISKGGGVFPRDAKQIKLTAAMRKLLDIEDKAMEPEALISALLKSPTDLLWFGGIGTYVKASAENNAAVGDPANDPIRVNGDELRVKVIGEGANLGVTQAGRIEFALNGGAINTDFIDNSAGVDCSDNEVNIKIALAAAKRAGKLSEPKRVKLLEEMTDEVSKLVLEDNRLQALALSIAGIGGANATGSQLHLIETLEDGGNLDRRTEGLADNQALQRRASDGRGLTRPELAVLLSSAKLVLQSAIEASDLPDDPVLHDLLLRSFPEPMRKGFKTQIENHRLRREIIATKLANAMVNRLGIVHPFELAEEEGVELAQVAASFVAVAHLFNLRDLWAELDTARMEESARLFLFDRLAAASANLMSDVLRTAAGRVRPAAMVKELGKSVDVLASDTEQLLGRELKAQSARLRQRFTEAGASDAMAAQVSRMFEFDGAVGLAQLASDSDIPARQITHGFTEIGSALGIDWAQSTAATMNPSDVWERLLVSGLARDFQQMRFEFLRRLSRRKGAKEDPQGAVENWVEQNEEAIRQFRSMITRAQNSVGVAPAMLAQIASQARNLLQR; encoded by the coding sequence ATGGGTAAAGGCCGGACGAAGCGGACGGACGATGTGCCCGGCAAGCTGGTCGATGCGCTCGGCAAGCAGATTTCCGCCTCGCTTCTTCTCGGCGACCCGGCCTTCCCCCCTGCCGCGCGCAAGGATGCCGCCACCTTCCTGCTGGCGGCGGCTGCCGGCCGCAAACCGGGCAAGCACAACATCACGCTGGAATCCGCTTCCGAAGAGCGGCGCTTCATGCGCATTGCTATCATCAACGACGACATGCCTTTCCTGGTCGATTCGGTCGCGGCCGCCATCGCGGAACACGGATTGACCATCGACCGGCTGGTCCATCCCGTGGTTCGCGTGTCGCGTGACGAAGGCGGCGCCATCGACGGGATTTCCGCTTACGACCGGCGGGAGAACGGCAACGGCGCGGCTGCGGAATCGATGATTTATGTCGAATGTTCGCGCGCCGATGCCCGCCAGCGCCGCGCGCTGTGCGAACATCTGGCCGAAACGCTCGACGATGTGCATGCGGCGGTGAAAGACTGGCCCAAGCTGCGCGCCGCGATGCAGCGCGATGCCGCCGCACTCGACGGTTGCAAGGGTGAAGGCGCGGAACTGATGCGCTGGCTGGACGACGGCAACCTGACCCAGCTCGGTCACATCATCTACCAGCGCGGCGGGGAGACCAAGGCCCCGCTCGGCATCTGCCGTGCCAGCGCGAGCCCGCTGCTGGCCCCCGAATCGATCGAGCGCGCCTTTGCCTGGTTCGCCGACCGCGATGCGTGCGAGGCCGCGCCGCTGGCGATCAAGGCCAACCGGATCAGCAACGTGCACCGCCCGGTCCCGCTCGACCTGTTTATCGTGCCGCTGTTCGCGGAAGACGGCACGACGGTGAACGCGCTTTCGATCCATGCCGGCGTATGGACCAGCGCCGCGCTCACCACCCGCCCGCAGAACGTCCCGCGCATGCGCGCGCAGCTGGAAGCGCTGGCGGGCAAGCTGGGCTTCGACCCGCAGGGCCATGCCGGCAAGTCGCTGGTCCATTCGCTCACCACCTTGCCGCACGATTTGGTGATCGGGTTCACCGACAAGGACGTCGAGCGCGTAGCGACGACGATGATGCGGCTGGTCGACCGCCCGCGCCCGCGCCTCGCGCTGGTGGAAGCGCCGCTGGCGCGCCACCTGTTCGTGTTCGTCTGGCTCCCGCGCGACCTCCTCAGCACGGCGGTGCGCAACCAGGCGCAGACGCTGGTCAGCGAGGCGGCAAACGGCAAGCTGCTGGACTGGAGCCTGGAAGTGGACGGCGGCCAGCTGGCGACGCTGCGCTTCGTCCTCGACATCCGCGAAGGCGGCAGCGTGCCCGATGCGGCAAAGCTGGAAGAAGAGCTGGAAGCGATGCTGCGCGGCTGGGGCGAGGCCGTGGAGCGCGAGCTCGGCAAGACCGAGGAAGCAGGCCGCGCCGCCGCCATCGCCGGGCGTTTCGCCGAAAGCTTCCCGCAAGGCTACCGCCTGCGCAACACGGCGGCCGAAGCCGCGCGGGACATCACCGCACTGCGCACGCTCGACGGCAGAAGCGAAGGCGCGCCCGATCGCGGCGTCCGCCTCTATCGCAAGGACGACGACGCCGACGGGTCGCTGCGCCTCAAGGTCTACCAGCAATCGGGTAGCCTGCCGCTGTCCGACGCCGTCCCCGCGCTCGAGAACTTCGGTTTCCGCGTGCTGGAAGAAGTGCCCACCCTGCTCGACCGCGGCAAGCTCGGCACGATCCACGATTTCCATCTCGACCTCGGTGCGCAGCAGGATACCGATGCCTTGCTGGACCGCGCGGGCGATATCGAGGCCGCCATCGCCGCGGTGCTCAATGGCGAAGCGGAGGACGATGCGTTCAACGTCCTCGTCACCACGACCGGCGTCAGTGCCGCCGCGACCGGCTGGATGCGCGCGTTCTACCGCTACCTGCGCCAGACGGGCATGACTTTCGTCATCTACACCGTGGTGGGCGCGCTGCGCGGTGCGCCGCAAGTCACCCACGCACTGATCGACCTGATCCACGCGTTGCACGATCCCGATTTCAAGGGCGACCGCGAGGAAGCCGCCGCCGATGCCCGCCGCGCGATCCGCACTGGGCTGTCGCGCGTCCAGGCGATCAACGACGACCGCCTGCTGCGCCTTTATCGCGACACGATCATGGCGATGCTGCGGACCAACATCTTTGCCCCTGCTGCGGCGGAAGCGCTGGCGTTCAAGTTCGATTCCGCGAAGGTGCCGGGCCTGCCCAAGCCGCTGCCGTGGCGCGAGATCTTCGTCTATTCGCGCCGGGTCGAAGGCATCCACCTGCGCGCCGGCCCCGTGGCGCGCGGCGGCCTGCGCTGGTCCGACCGGCGCGACGACTTCCGCACCGAAATCCTCGGCCTGATGAAAGCCCAGCGGGTGAAGAACGCGGTGATCGTGCCGACCGGCGCCAAAGGCGGTTTCTATCCCAAGCAATTGCCCGATCCCGCGCAGGACCGCGACGGCTGGGCGGCCGAGGGGCAGGCGAGCTACGAGGTCTTCATCCGCACCCTGCTGTCGATCACCGACGACCTCGACGGCGACAAGGTGATCCACCCGGAACGCGTCGTCATCCGCGACGGGGACGATCCCTATTTCGTGGTCGCGGCGGACAAGGGCACCGCGCGCTTCTCCGACGTGGCCAACGCCATCGCCGAAGACCGGGATTTCTGGCTGGGCGACGCTTTCGCCAGCGGCGGCTCCAACGGATACGACCACAAGGCGATGGGCATCACCGCCAAGGGCGCGTGGATTTCCGTGCAGCGCCATTTCCTCGAAATGGGCGTCGACGTGCAGTCCGATCCGGTCCGCGTGATCGGTTGCGGCGACATGTCGGGCGACGTGTTCGGCAACGGCATGCTGCTGTCGAAAGCGATCAAGCTGGTCGCCGCCTTCGACCACCGGCACATCTTCATCGATCCCGATCCCGATCCGGCGAAAAGCTGGAAGGAAAGGAAGCGCCTGTTCGACCTGCCGCGGTCGAGCTGGGACGATTACGACAAGGACCTCATCTCCAAAGGCGGCGGCGTGTTCCCGCGCGATGCGAAGCAGATCAAGCTGACCGCCGCGATGCGCAAGCTGCTGGATATCGAGGACAAGGCGATGGAGCCCGAGGCGCTCATTTCCGCACTCCTCAAGTCGCCCACCGACCTGCTGTGGTTCGGCGGCATCGGCACCTATGTGAAAGCCTCGGCAGAAAACAACGCCGCCGTGGGCGATCCCGCGAACGACCCGATCCGGGTGAATGGCGACGAGCTGCGGGTGAAAGTGATCGGCGAAGGCGCGAACCTTGGCGTCACGCAGGCCGGGCGGATCGAATTCGCGCTGAATGGCGGGGCGATCAACACCGACTTCATCGACAATTCCGCCGGGGTCGATTGTTCGGACAACGAGGTCAACATCAAGATCGCGCTCGCCGCCGCAAAGCGCGCGGGCAAGCTGAGCGAGCCCAAGCGCGTCAAGCTGCTGGAAGAGATGACCGACGAGGTCAGCAAGCTGGTGCTGGAAGACAACCGGCTGCAGGCGCTCGCCCTGTCGATCGCCGGCATCGGCGGCGCGAACGCCACCGGCTCGCAGTTGCACCTGATCGAGACGCTGGAAGACGGCGGCAACCTCGACCGGCGGACCGAAGGGCTGGCCGACAACCAGGCGCTGCAACGCCGCGCGAGTGACGGGCGCGGCCTGACCCGGCCCGAACTCGCCGTGCTCCTGTCCTCCGCCAAGCTGGTGCTGCAAAGCGCGATCGAGGCGAGCGACCTGCCCGACGATCCGGTGCTGCACGATCTCCTGCTGCGCAGCTTCCCGGAGCCGATGCGCAAAGGCTTCAAGACGCAGATCGAAAACCACCGGCTCCGCCGCGAGATCATCGCGACCAAGCTGGCGAACGCGATGGTCAACCGCCTGGGCATCGTCCACCCGTTCGAACTGGCGGAGGAGGAAGGCGTCGAGCTGGCGCAGGTGGCGGCCAGCTTCGTGGCCGTGGCGCACCTGTTCAACCTGCGCGACCTCTGGGCCGAACTCGACACGGCCAGGATGGAAGAAAGCGCGCGCCTGTTCCTGTTCGACCGGCTGGCGGCCGCCTCTGCCAACCTGATGTCGGACGTCCTGCGCACGGCAGCCGGGCGGGTGCGTCCGGCTGCCATGGTGAAGGAGCTGGGCAAGAGCGTGGACGTGCTAGCGAGCGACACCGAGCAGTTGCTCGGCCGCGAATTGAAAGCCCAGTCCGCCAGGCTGCGCCAGCGCTTCACCGAAGCGGGCGCCAGCGATGCGATGGCGGCGCAGGTATCGCGCATGTTCGAATTCGACGGCGCGGTCGGCCTCGCCCAGCTGGCGAGCGACAGCGACATCCCGGCCCGCCAGATCACCCATGGCTTTACCGAAATCGGCTCCGCGCTCGGCATCGACTGGGCGCAGAGCACGGCGGCGACCATGAACCCGTCCGATGTGTGGGAGCGCCTGCTCGTGTCCGGCCTCGCCCGCGATTTCCAGCAGATGCGCTTTGAATTCCTGCGCCGCCTGTCCCGCCGCAAGGGCGCGAAGGAAGATCCGCAGGGCGCGGTCGAAAACTGGGTCGAGCAGAACGAGGAGGCGATCCGCCAGTTCCGCTCCATGATCACCCGCGCGCAGAATTCGGTCGGCGTGGCCCCTGCCATGCTGGCGCAGATCGCGAGCCAGGCTCGCAACCTGCTGCAACGCTGA
- a CDS encoding helix-turn-helix transcriptional regulator: MKNRLKVLRAERDWSQQDLAERLEVSRQSVNAIETGKYDPSLPLAFRIADLFDMAIEDIFLRD; the protein is encoded by the coding sequence GTGAAGAACCGCCTCAAGGTCCTCCGGGCCGAGCGCGACTGGAGCCAGCAGGACCTCGCCGAGCGGCTGGAGGTCAGCCGCCAGTCCGTCAACGCCATCGAGACGGGGAAATACGACCCGTCCCTGCCCCTCGCCTTCCGCATCGCCGACCTGTTCGACATGGCGATAGAGGACATATTCCTGCGTGATTAG
- a CDS encoding tetratricopeptide repeat protein: MPFSALLVSTLMIAQVVPDVPTDAAETSPAAAPMTTEEARLTACMNMLRDDVPSAIAEASRWASEEPGAGRALPLQCLGTAYMWMGRHAAAAEAFGEARDITPAEQRAARARYGAMAVIALEAAGDMAGAVEAATAAEADAIAIGDTVLAAAIARDAASPLVQLGRVEEADAALARARGNNAQDPLTWLISARFSRSQERLAEAQGFIQTAAALSPRDPEVGLEAGIIAALAGRDGAARLSFASVIEVAPGSALAERAQAYIDQLPAPESR; encoded by the coding sequence ATGCCCTTTTCCGCCCTTCTCGTGTCCACCCTCATGATTGCCCAGGTGGTGCCCGACGTGCCGACCGATGCAGCCGAGACAAGCCCCGCTGCCGCGCCGATGACCACCGAGGAAGCGCGCCTCACCGCGTGCATGAACATGCTGCGCGACGACGTGCCGAGCGCGATTGCTGAGGCCAGCCGCTGGGCCAGCGAGGAGCCGGGCGCAGGTCGCGCGCTGCCGCTGCAATGCCTGGGCACTGCCTATATGTGGATGGGCCGCCACGCCGCCGCGGCCGAGGCTTTCGGCGAAGCGCGCGATATCACGCCTGCCGAACAGCGCGCGGCGCGCGCCCGCTACGGCGCGATGGCGGTCATCGCGCTGGAAGCCGCCGGCGACATGGCAGGCGCGGTCGAGGCGGCGACGGCGGCGGAAGCCGATGCGATCGCAATCGGCGACACCGTCCTTGCCGCGGCGATCGCCCGCGATGCGGCGAGCCCGCTGGTCCAGCTCGGCCGGGTGGAAGAGGCGGATGCCGCCCTCGCCCGCGCCCGGGGCAACAACGCGCAGGATCCGCTCACCTGGCTGATCAGCGCCCGCTTCAGCCGCAGCCAGGAGCGGCTGGCCGAAGCGCAGGGCTTCATCCAGACCGCCGCCGCACTGAGCCCGCGCGATCCCGAGGTCGGGCTGGAAGCGGGCATCATCGCCGCGCTGGCCGGGCGCGACGGGGCCGCACGCCTCAGCTTCGCCTCGGTCATCGAAGTCGCGCCGGGATCCGCGCTGGCGGAACGCGCGCAAGCCTATATCGACCAGCTGCCCGCGCCCGAAAGCCGCTAG
- a CDS encoding sulfite exporter TauE/SafE family protein gives MEILAGYGAGQLALAVIAALAAAFVRGLAGFGMAILLVPVLALAMLPVEAVLVTNCLAVMIGATEFVRLVRDAEKSALVISGLVILTTAPGLVLLAATPPDIARVLIAIAAMTAFGAVLFPVRPATPPGPVVTGITGVLSGLLTGFAGMPGLPVVPYYVARDIARKIAKASMLLIFTVAALAGLGSGLAIGAFEWRFLGLALLLFPFILIGNRIGMAASGRVGDKAWRGFTAAVLGATALASLIKLLN, from the coding sequence GTGGAAATCCTTGCAGGATACGGCGCGGGGCAGCTCGCGCTGGCGGTCATCGCCGCGCTGGCGGCGGCCTTCGTGCGCGGGCTCGCAGGCTTCGGCATGGCGATCCTGCTGGTGCCGGTTCTCGCACTCGCCATGCTGCCGGTGGAAGCGGTGCTGGTCACGAATTGCCTGGCGGTGATGATCGGCGCGACCGAATTCGTGCGGCTGGTTCGCGATGCGGAAAAATCCGCGCTCGTCATTTCCGGCCTGGTGATCCTGACCACCGCGCCGGGGCTGGTCCTGCTTGCCGCCACGCCGCCCGACATTGCCCGCGTGCTGATCGCCATTGCCGCCATGACGGCGTTCGGGGCGGTCCTGTTTCCGGTGCGCCCGGCAACGCCGCCCGGTCCGGTCGTCACGGGCATTACCGGCGTGCTGAGTGGGCTGCTGACGGGCTTCGCGGGAATGCCGGGCCTGCCGGTCGTGCCCTATTACGTCGCGCGCGACATCGCCCGGAAGATCGCCAAGGCCTCCATGCTGCTGATCTTCACCGTGGCCGCGCTGGCGGGCCTCGGTTCGGGGCTCGCCATCGGGGCGTTCGAGTGGCGCTTCCTCGGCCTCGCGCTGCTGCTGTTCCCGTTCATCCTGATCGGCAACCGCATCGGCATGGCGGCATCGGGCCGCGTCGGCGACAAGGCGTGGCGCGGCTTCACCGCCGCCGTGCTGGGGGCGACGGCGCTGGCGTCATTGATCAAGCTGTTGAACTAG
- a CDS encoding alpha/beta hydrolase, whose amino-acid sequence MTDTQFLQLADGGRIAFRHTAGSGPTIVFLPGYMSDMAGGKATAVFDRAQARGQACLLLDYSGCGISSGDFADGTLSKWRGEVLAALDHVGADRVLVVGSSMGGWLMLLVGLALKERLAGMVGIAAAPDFTDWGYDEAQKASLRSGETVFEENPYGPEHTPTHAAFWQDGEAHKVLDGTIPIDAPVRLIHGQQDADVPWEISLRLAAALRSSAVQVSLVKDGEHRLSRPQDIALLQTAIDDLLEL is encoded by the coding sequence ATGACCGATACGCAATTCCTCCAGCTGGCCGATGGCGGCCGCATCGCCTTTCGCCACACCGCCGGAAGCGGCCCCACCATCGTCTTCCTGCCGGGCTACATGTCCGACATGGCGGGCGGCAAGGCGACCGCGGTGTTTGACCGGGCGCAGGCGCGCGGGCAGGCCTGCCTGCTGCTCGACTACAGCGGCTGCGGGATAAGCAGCGGGGACTTTGCCGACGGCACGCTTTCGAAATGGCGGGGCGAAGTCCTTGCCGCACTGGACCATGTCGGCGCGGACCGCGTGCTGGTGGTCGGCTCTTCCATGGGCGGGTGGCTGATGCTGCTCGTCGGCCTCGCGCTGAAAGAGCGGCTGGCGGGCATGGTCGGCATCGCCGCCGCACCCGACTTCACCGATTGGGGCTACGACGAGGCGCAAAAGGCCAGCTTGCGCAGCGGGGAGACGGTGTTCGAGGAAAATCCCTACGGCCCCGAGCACACCCCGACCCATGCCGCGTTCTGGCAGGACGGCGAGGCGCACAAGGTGCTGGACGGCACGATCCCCATCGATGCGCCGGTCCGCCTGATCCACGGACAGCAGGATGCCGACGTTCCATGGGAAATTTCGCTTCGCCTCGCCGCGGCCTTGCGTTCAAGCGCGGTGCAGGTCTCGCTTGTAAAGGACGGCGAACATCGCCTGTCGCGCCCGCAGGATATCGCCCTGCTGCAAACGGCCATAGACGACCTGCTGGAGCTTTAG
- a CDS encoding alkaline phosphatase D family protein has translation MISSTNGPTGGQPPLSALTRRSLFGLAGGTLAIAAAPLSAQLASGFTHGVASGEPGADRVLLWTRFVAEAETRLAMEVSDTLDFARARAVGEAVASPDRDWCAKAFAEGLEAGRWYYYRFVAPDGRMSEIGRTRTLPTGPTGRWRMAVFSCSNIGFGWFNAYAHAAAADDFDCAVHTGDYFYEYGRGTYPSAEQALGGRDITPAGETVALADYRLRHAAYRSDPDLRRLHQLYPMISVWDDHESANDSWRGGAENHQPDTEGEWDVRKRAAMRAYREWLPVSDDPWASYQVGDLATLYRLETRLEARAKPLDLATVLAGKSSPEDVAGALVRFRETDYADPSRELMGAAQQAWLARGMQQSKAAGTRWQVLAQQVIMGHLSAPPDLLSAYAALLPNAYKARVQAGVAASRAGLPFNMDAWDGYPAARERLLKAALEAEAELVVLAGDSHNAWAFDLDLDGSPAGVEFAGHSVTSPGAETYLPGLPADQFARAAVDRNDQLKWADTSQRGYMAVELTPQHAACEWRFMDTVRERSTQLAGTHRMVAPAGARRFEA, from the coding sequence ATGATATCTTCGACCAATGGTCCCACAGGCGGCCAGCCGCCGCTTTCCGCCCTCACCCGCCGCTCGCTGTTCGGGCTTGCCGGGGGCACGCTGGCAATCGCCGCCGCGCCGCTTTCCGCCCAGCTCGCCAGCGGCTTCACCCACGGCGTCGCCAGCGGGGAGCCGGGGGCGGACCGGGTGCTGCTGTGGACCCGCTTCGTGGCGGAGGCGGAGACGCGGCTGGCGATGGAAGTCAGCGACACGCTCGATTTCGCCCGCGCCCGCGCAGTGGGCGAAGCGGTGGCGAGCCCGGATCGCGACTGGTGCGCCAAGGCCTTTGCCGAAGGGCTGGAAGCGGGCCGGTGGTACTACTACCGCTTTGTCGCGCCCGACGGCCGGATGTCGGAGATCGGCCGCACGCGCACCTTGCCGACCGGGCCGACGGGGCGCTGGCGGATGGCGGTCTTCTCCTGCTCCAATATCGGCTTTGGCTGGTTCAACGCCTATGCCCACGCCGCCGCGGCGGACGATTTCGACTGCGCGGTGCACACGGGCGACTATTTCTACGAATACGGCCGCGGCACCTATCCTTCCGCCGAGCAGGCGCTGGGCGGACGCGACATCACGCCGGCGGGGGAGACGGTCGCGCTGGCCGATTACCGCCTGCGGCACGCGGCCTACCGTTCCGACCCAGACCTGCGCCGCCTGCACCAGCTCTATCCGATGATTTCGGTCTGGGACGACCACGAAAGCGCGAACGACAGCTGGCGCGGCGGGGCGGAAAACCACCAGCCGGACACGGAAGGCGAGTGGGACGTGCGCAAGCGCGCGGCGATGCGCGCCTATCGCGAATGGCTGCCGGTATCGGACGATCCGTGGGCCAGCTACCAGGTCGGCGACCTTGCCACGCTCTATCGCCTCGAAACCCGGCTGGAAGCGCGTGCGAAGCCGCTCGACCTGGCGACCGTGCTCGCCGGCAAATCCTCGCCGGAGGATGTCGCAGGGGCGCTCGTCCGGTTCCGCGAGACCGATTACGCCGATCCGTCGCGCGAGCTTATGGGCGCCGCCCAGCAGGCGTGGCTGGCGCGCGGCATGCAGCAGTCGAAAGCCGCCGGCACGCGCTGGCAGGTGCTCGCGCAGCAGGTCATCATGGGGCACCTGTCCGCCCCGCCCGACCTTCTGTCAGCCTATGCCGCGCTGCTGCCCAATGCCTACAAGGCGCGGGTGCAGGCGGGCGTCGCGGCGAGCCGGGCGGGCCTGCCGTTCAACATGGATGCCTGGGACGGCTATCCCGCCGCGCGCGAACGGCTGCTGAAAGCGGCGCTGGAGGCAGAGGCGGAGCTGGTTGTGCTGGCGGGCGATTCGCACAACGCCTGGGCGTTCGATCTCGACCTCGATGGTAGCCCCGCCGGGGTGGAGTTTGCGGGCCACTCGGTCACCTCGCCGGGGGCGGAAACCTACCTGCCCGGCCTGCCTGCCGACCAGTTCGCCCGCGCGGCTGTCGATCGCAACGACCAGCTCAAATGGGCCGACACGTCGCAGCGCGGCTACATGGCGGTGGAGCTGACGCCGCAGCATGCCGCGTGCGAGTGGCGCTTCATGGACACGGTGCGCGAACGCTCCACGCAATTGGCCGGGACGCACCGCATGGTGGCCCCGGCCGGCGCGCGGCGGTTCGAGGCCTAA
- the thrS gene encoding threonine--tRNA ligase yields the protein MTELLKISLPDGSVREVERGATPADIAAAIGPGLAKAAIAARVDGELRDINRPFEGDAELALVTARDEEDALELARHDFAHVLAEAVQSLFPGTQITFGPATDDGFYYDVKAPEGREPFSMDDLPAIEEEMRRIIKADKPLRREVWSREDLIAKWEADGETFKAEWARELPEGEELTVYHSGDDWLDMCRGPHLASTGKLDPQAFKLMRVAGAYWRGDQNNAQLTRIYGTGWLNKKQLNAHLVRLEEAAKRDHRKLGREMDLFHLQEEAHGSVFWHPKGYRIWRELEAYMRRKMDRGGYREIKTPQLMDVRQWEQSGHWSKYAENMFAVPDMVPEVDELGDGPANPSVAKDADWMAIKPMNCPAHVLVFKQGITSYRDLPIRLGEMGCCHRNEPHGALHGLMRVRQFTQDDAHIFCTEDQVVEEVRKFCQLADEVYRDFGFSYHVKLALRPEKRFGSEADWDKAEQELRDAVAEAGMDNEEFGWEELPGEGAFYAPKLEWHLTDAIGRTWQVGTIQGDRVLPERLDASYIGEDGDKHRPVMLHRAIFGSYERFIGILIEHFAGKLPVWLAPVQAVVATIVSDADDYAGEVAAKLATAGIRVESDLRNEKINYKVREHSLAKVPHLLVVGKREAEEGTVAVRTLGEQHQKVMTLDEAIAMLTAAATPPDLA from the coding sequence ATGACGGAATTGCTCAAGATCAGCCTGCCCGACGGATCGGTGCGCGAAGTGGAGCGCGGGGCGACCCCCGCCGACATCGCCGCCGCCATCGGCCCCGGTCTGGCCAAGGCAGCCATCGCCGCCCGCGTGGATGGCGAGCTGCGCGACATCAATCGCCCGTTCGAAGGCGATGCCGAGCTGGCTCTGGTGACTGCCCGTGACGAGGAGGATGCGCTAGAGCTCGCCCGCCACGATTTCGCGCATGTGCTGGCCGAAGCGGTCCAGTCGCTGTTCCCCGGCACGCAGATCACCTTCGGCCCGGCGACGGACGACGGCTTCTATTACGACGTGAAGGCACCCGAAGGGCGCGAGCCCTTCAGCATGGACGACCTCCCCGCGATCGAGGAGGAAATGCGCCGCATCATCAAGGCGGACAAGCCGCTCCGCCGCGAGGTCTGGAGCCGCGAGGACCTGATCGCGAAATGGGAAGCCGACGGCGAGACGTTCAAGGCCGAATGGGCCCGCGAATTGCCCGAAGGCGAGGAGCTGACGGTCTACCATTCGGGTGACGACTGGCTCGACATGTGCCGCGGGCCCCATCTTGCCAGCACCGGCAAGCTCGATCCCCAGGCGTTCAAGCTGATGCGCGTGGCCGGCGCCTACTGGCGCGGCGACCAGAACAATGCGCAGCTGACGCGCATCTATGGCACGGGCTGGCTCAACAAGAAGCAATTGAACGCGCACCTCGTGCGGCTGGAGGAGGCCGCCAAGCGCGACCACCGCAAGCTCGGCCGCGAGATGGACCTGTTTCACTTGCAGGAAGAGGCGCACGGCAGCGTCTTCTGGCACCCCAAGGGCTATCGCATCTGGCGCGAGCTGGAGGCCTACATGCGCCGCAAGATGGACCGCGGCGGTTACCGCGAGATCAAGACGCCACAGCTGATGGACGTGCGCCAGTGGGAACAGTCCGGCCACTGGAGCAAATATGCGGAGAACATGTTTGCCGTGCCCGACATGGTGCCGGAGGTGGACGAGCTGGGAGACGGTCCGGCGAATCCGTCGGTGGCCAAGGACGCCGACTGGATGGCGATCAAGCCGATGAATTGCCCGGCGCACGTGCTGGTCTTCAAGCAAGGCATCACCAGCTACCGCGACTTGCCGATCCGCCTCGGCGAAATGGGCTGCTGCCACCGCAACGAACCGCACGGCGCGCTTCACGGGCTGATGCGCGTGCGCCAGTTCACGCAGGACGACGCGCATATCTTTTGCACGGAAGACCAGGTGGTCGAGGAAGTGCGCAAGTTCTGCCAGCTGGCGGACGAGGTCTATCGCGACTTCGGCTTCAGCTACCACGTCAAGCTGGCCCTGCGGCCGGAAAAGCGCTTCGGCAGCGAGGCGGACTGGGACAAGGCGGAACAGGAACTGCGCGATGCCGTGGCCGAAGCGGGCATGGATAACGAGGAGTTCGGCTGGGAGGAGCTTCCGGGCGAAGGCGCGTTCTACGCGCCAAAGCTGGAATGGCACCTTACCGACGCGATCGGTCGCACCTGGCAGGTCGGCACGATCCAGGGCGACCGCGTCCTGCCCGAACGCCTCGATGCGAGCTACATCGGCGAGGATGGCGATAAGCACCGCCCGGTGATGCTCCACCGCGCGATCTTCGGAAGCTACGAACGCTTCATCGGCATCCTGATCGAGCATTTCGCCGGCAAGCTGCCCGTGTGGCTCGCCCCGGTGCAGGCGGTGGTGGCGACCATCGTGTCCGACGCCGACGACTATGCAGGAGAGGTCGCCGCCAAGCTGGCCACAGCAGGAATCCGCGTCGAAAGCGACCTCAGGAACGAGAAGATCAACTACAAAGTGCGCGAACACTCGCTCGCCAAGGTCCCGCATTTGCTGGTGGTCGGCAAGCGCGAGGCGGAGGAAGGCACCGTCGCCGTCCGCACGCTGGGCGAACAGCACCAGAAGGTGATGACGCTGGACGAAGCGATCGCCATGCTGACCGCCGCCGCGACCCCGCCCGACCTCGCCTGA